A single genomic interval of Natator depressus isolate rNatDep1 chromosome 14, rNatDep2.hap1, whole genome shotgun sequence harbors:
- the PDE6G gene encoding retinal rod rhodopsin-sensitive cGMP 3',5'-cyclic phosphodiesterase subunit gamma, translating to MSLETPKLEIKSATGVTGGPATPRKGPPKFKQRQTRQFKSKPPKKGTQGFGDDIPGMEGLGTDITVICPWEAFSHLELHELAQYGII from the exons ATGAGCCTGGAGACCCCCAAGCTGGAGATCAAGTCAGCCACCGGGGTGACTGGAGGGCCAGCCACCCCCAGGAAAGGGCCCCCCAAATTCAAGCAGAGGCAAACCAGGCAGTTCAAGAGCAAGCCACCCAAGAAGGGGACCCAAGG GTTCGGTGATGACATccctggcatggaggggctggGAACAG ACATCACCGTGATTtgcccctgggaagctttcagtCACCTGGAACTCCATGAGCTGGCGCAGTACGGCATCATCTAG